From one Equus asinus isolate D_3611 breed Donkey chromosome 5, EquAss-T2T_v2, whole genome shotgun sequence genomic stretch:
- the SLFNL1 gene encoding schlafen-like protein 1 isoform X2, translated as MEPPGEQHSQEAPPEESLPKESGLEVAPSTHVLYVGHLNPQFSVPVLACLLRDTLERLELPVAREHIEVVRRPRKAYALVQVATHGDTLASLHWRLQTALEEHQILKELVARGKELVLGEGRGPSSHREQEEDSGPSPSLSPGPCPDPSPGSHLRPTRLTNTPPTRALAQRQRQQSSWVPPSSTRSDSAIMHQKILGQEQLFQGAFLGSETRNVEFKRGGGEYLTLAFKHHVRRYVCAFLNSEGGSLFVGVEDSGLVQGIRCSHRDEDRVRLLVDSILQGFKPQVFPDAYTLTFIPVVSTSTTSTPLKVIRLSVHAKAQAEPQLYETDLGEVFLRRDGSTQGPLSVCAIQEWCRQKWTAELSKLEEKVNVLTVEKEQLQEQLQQQKPVSCTCCVL; from the exons ATGGAGCCTCCAGGCGAGCAGCACTCGCAGGAAGCACCCCCAGAAGAGTCCCTGCCCAAGGAGTCGGGCCTCGAGGTGGCACCCAGCACGCACGTTCTCTATGTGGGCCACCTGAACCCACAGTTCTCAGTGCCTGTGCTCGCCTGCCTGCTGCGCGACAccctggagaggctggagctgcctgTGGCACGGGAGCACATTGAGGTGGTGCGGCGGCCGCGGAAGGCCTATGCACTGGTGCAGGTGGCCACACACGGGGACACCCTGGCCTCCCTCCACTGGCGCCTGCAAACAGCCTTGGAGGAGCACCAGATCCTCAAGGAGCTGGTGGCCCGCGGGAAGGAGCTGGTGTTGGGTGAGGGCCGAGGGCCCTCGAGCCACAGAGAG CAGGAGGAGGACAGCGGCCCaagccccagcctcagccccggCCCCTGCCCTGACCCCAGCCCAGGCTCCCACCTCCGGCCGACCCGGCTCACCAACACCCCTCCTACCCGGGCCCTGGCCCAGCGGCAGCGGCAGCAGAGCTCCTGGGTCCCACCCAGCAGCACACGCTCCGACAGTGCCATCATGCACCAGAAGATCCTGGGCCAGGAGCAGCTCTTCCAGGGCGCCTTCCTGGGCAGCGAGACGCGCAATGTGGAGTTCAAGCGGGGGGGCGGCGAATACCTGACCCTGGCCTTCAAGCACCACGTGCGGCGCTACGTGTGCGCCTTCCTCAACAGCGAGGGCGGCAGCCTGTTCGTGGGCGTGGAGGACAGCGGCCTGGTGCAGGGCATCCGCTGCAGCCACCGCGACGAGGACCGCGTGCGCCTGCTGGTGGACTCCATTCTGCAGGGCTTCAAGCCCCAGGTCTTCCCTGACGCCTACACGCTCACCTTCATCCCTGTGGTCAGCACCTCCACCACCAGCACCCCCCTCAAG GTGATCCGCCTAAGTGTGCACGCCAAGGCCCAGGCTGAGCCGCAGCTCTACGAGACAGACCTAGGGGAGGTGTTCCTGCGGCGTGACGGGAGCACCCAGGGCCCGCTGTCCGTCTGCGCCATCCAGGAGTGGTGCAGGCAG AAGTGGACAGCGGAGCTGAGCAAGCTGGAGGAAAAGGTGAACGTGTTGACGGTGGAGAAGGAACAGCTCCaggagcagctgcagcagcaaAAGCCTGTCTCCTGCACCTGCTGCGTCCTGTGA
- the SLFNL1 gene encoding schlafen-like protein 1 isoform X1 has translation MEPPGEQHSQEAPPEESLPKESGLEVAPSTHVLYVGHLNPQFSVPVLACLLRDTLERLELPVAREHIEVVRRPRKAYALVQVATHGDTLASLHWRLQTALEEHQILKELVARGKELVLGEGRGPSSHREQEEDSGPSPSLSPGPCPDPSPGSHLRPTRLTNTPPTRALAQRQRQQSSWVPPSSTRSDSAIMHQKILGQEQLFQGAFLGSETRNVEFKRGGGEYLTLAFKHHVRRYVCAFLNSEGGSLFVGVEDSGLVQGIRCSHRDEDRVRLLVDSILQGFKPQVFPDAYTLTFIPVVSTSTTSTPLKVIRLSVHAKAQAEPQLYETDLGEVFLRRDGSTQGPLSVCAIQEWCRQVSGQGWGSQGGAHAGPRPLQPLTEKSWASHQVSVGAPSPREYTAGAGSK, from the exons ATGGAGCCTCCAGGCGAGCAGCACTCGCAGGAAGCACCCCCAGAAGAGTCCCTGCCCAAGGAGTCGGGCCTCGAGGTGGCACCCAGCACGCACGTTCTCTATGTGGGCCACCTGAACCCACAGTTCTCAGTGCCTGTGCTCGCCTGCCTGCTGCGCGACAccctggagaggctggagctgcctgTGGCACGGGAGCACATTGAGGTGGTGCGGCGGCCGCGGAAGGCCTATGCACTGGTGCAGGTGGCCACACACGGGGACACCCTGGCCTCCCTCCACTGGCGCCTGCAAACAGCCTTGGAGGAGCACCAGATCCTCAAGGAGCTGGTGGCCCGCGGGAAGGAGCTGGTGTTGGGTGAGGGCCGAGGGCCCTCGAGCCACAGAGAG CAGGAGGAGGACAGCGGCCCaagccccagcctcagccccggCCCCTGCCCTGACCCCAGCCCAGGCTCCCACCTCCGGCCGACCCGGCTCACCAACACCCCTCCTACCCGGGCCCTGGCCCAGCGGCAGCGGCAGCAGAGCTCCTGGGTCCCACCCAGCAGCACACGCTCCGACAGTGCCATCATGCACCAGAAGATCCTGGGCCAGGAGCAGCTCTTCCAGGGCGCCTTCCTGGGCAGCGAGACGCGCAATGTGGAGTTCAAGCGGGGGGGCGGCGAATACCTGACCCTGGCCTTCAAGCACCACGTGCGGCGCTACGTGTGCGCCTTCCTCAACAGCGAGGGCGGCAGCCTGTTCGTGGGCGTGGAGGACAGCGGCCTGGTGCAGGGCATCCGCTGCAGCCACCGCGACGAGGACCGCGTGCGCCTGCTGGTGGACTCCATTCTGCAGGGCTTCAAGCCCCAGGTCTTCCCTGACGCCTACACGCTCACCTTCATCCCTGTGGTCAGCACCTCCACCACCAGCACCCCCCTCAAG GTGATCCGCCTAAGTGTGCACGCCAAGGCCCAGGCTGAGCCGCAGCTCTACGAGACAGACCTAGGGGAGGTGTTCCTGCGGCGTGACGGGAGCACCCAGGGCCCGCTGTCCGTCTGCGCCATCCAGGAGTGGTGCAGGCAGGTAAGTGGCCAAGGCTGGGGCAGCCAGGGTGGGGCCCACGCTGGACCCAGGCCCCTTCAGCCACTCACTGAGAAGTCCTGGGCAAGCCATCAGGTTTCTGTTGGTGCTCCATCACCCCGTGAGTACACCGCAGGGGCTGGATCAAAATAA